In a single window of the Terriglobus roseus genome:
- a CDS encoding putative quinol monooxygenase, with protein MAKFALLVEMKAKPGKEAEIEPFLAKEASMVRTEPGTLSWHAGKIEGENGIYRVFDTFDTEAARETHLNGPAGQEFIEKAGELFTESKISRLQIVAQK; from the coding sequence ATGGCTAAGTTCGCATTGCTCGTTGAGATGAAAGCGAAACCTGGAAAAGAAGCAGAGATCGAACCGTTCCTCGCAAAAGAGGCCTCGATGGTGAGGACCGAACCAGGAACCCTCTCGTGGCATGCCGGGAAGATCGAGGGCGAGAACGGGATCTATCGGGTCTTCGACACCTTCGACACCGAAGCCGCCCGCGAAACGCATCTGAACGGCCCAGCAGGACAGGAGTTCATTGAGAAGGCCGGTGAGTTGTTCACCGAATCCAAGATCAGTCGCCTGCAGATAGTCGCCCAGAAGTAG
- the panB gene encoding 3-methyl-2-oxobutanoate hydroxymethyltransferase, whose protein sequence is MSLTEVRDALRPRSVTKVTPQALLRSKQAATPITALTAYDYPTARLVDEAGIDLLLVGDSLGTAVLGYDNTLSVTMDDMLHHARAVRRGVERAMLVVDMPYGSYQVSVEDTLRNALRLVKESGAEAVKLEGGATQASRVRALTAAEIPVVGHIGLTPQSVYRMGGYQVQGRSEATADQLRADALALEQAGAIALVLEGIPRELAAQITALLTIPTIGIGAGPDCDGQILVFHDLFELSFAKRPKFVRSFGNGRQFLELGLRSYRDAVTKKTFPNDAESYHMPKGVSLQVTDALRANEVVVCG, encoded by the coding sequence ATGAGTCTTACGGAAGTGCGGGACGCTCTACGTCCCAGGAGCGTGACAAAGGTCACGCCGCAAGCGCTGCTGCGAAGCAAGCAAGCTGCCACCCCCATTACAGCCCTTACAGCCTATGACTACCCAACGGCGCGCCTTGTGGATGAGGCTGGCATCGACTTACTTCTGGTGGGGGATTCCCTCGGCACGGCTGTCCTTGGCTACGACAACACACTCAGCGTCACCATGGATGACATGCTGCATCATGCCCGCGCTGTCAGGCGTGGTGTGGAACGCGCCATGCTTGTTGTCGACATGCCATACGGCAGCTATCAGGTCTCCGTGGAGGACACCTTGCGCAACGCCCTGCGCCTTGTGAAGGAGTCTGGAGCCGAGGCGGTGAAGTTGGAAGGTGGCGCAACACAGGCGTCGCGCGTGCGAGCGCTTACAGCAGCGGAGATACCCGTGGTGGGCCACATCGGCCTCACGCCGCAGTCGGTGTACCGGATGGGTGGCTACCAGGTGCAAGGACGGTCGGAAGCGACGGCCGATCAGCTACGCGCGGATGCCCTGGCACTCGAGCAGGCGGGGGCGATCGCCCTGGTCCTCGAGGGCATCCCCCGTGAGCTTGCAGCGCAGATCACAGCGCTGCTCACAATCCCGACCATCGGTATCGGGGCCGGCCCAGACTGCGATGGTCAGATCCTTGTCTTCCATGATCTCTTCGAACTGTCCTTCGCGAAGCGACCGAAGTTTGTACGCTCCTTCGGGAACGGTCGACAGTTCCTTGAGCTAGGCCTTCGAAGCTATCGCGATGCGGTGACAAAAAAGACTTTTCCTAACGATGCCGAAAGCTATCACATGCCCAAAGGCGTATCGCTGCAAGTGACGGACGCTTTACGCGCCAATGAGGTCGTCGTATGCGGATAG
- the coaBC gene encoding bifunctional phosphopantothenoylcysteine decarboxylase/phosphopantothenate--cysteine ligase CoaBC codes for MKILLGVCGGIAAYKSAELTRELRRRGATVQVIMTANAERFVTPLTFAALSGQQVMTSLWQPVNSDVATDEAHGFDIEHIRVTQDADLLVIAPATANFIATMAHGFSDDLLSSVCLAAKMPIIIAPAMNSNMWSHPATQSNLVTLRQRNVHIVAPGSGELACGMVGDGRMAEPMQIADHVFELGQRTSDLAGETILITAGGTREPIDAVRYVGNRSSGKMGFALAESALARGAKVILISASTAIPVPVGCDHLRVTTASELEQQVLTQLDRASMVIMAAAVSDYRVVSPATRKLKKQASLTLELTQTPDILRQVVQARAAGTLVVGFAAETENILEEGRRKLREKGVDMIVANDVSGSDTGFESDDNAGVILWEGGEVRLHRASKRSMAGRILDHLHGVRKESVTPGTDVPLARSPSSLDPIFSG; via the coding sequence GTGAAGATTTTGCTGGGAGTGTGTGGCGGCATCGCTGCCTACAAGTCCGCCGAACTAACACGTGAGTTGCGAAGGCGAGGCGCAACCGTGCAGGTGATCATGACCGCGAATGCAGAGCGCTTCGTAACGCCATTGACCTTCGCGGCACTCAGCGGGCAACAGGTCATGACGTCTCTATGGCAACCTGTGAATAGCGATGTTGCAACCGATGAAGCCCATGGCTTCGACATCGAGCATATCCGTGTCACGCAGGATGCCGATCTCCTGGTGATCGCTCCAGCGACTGCGAACTTCATTGCGACGATGGCCCATGGTTTTTCGGATGATCTCTTATCTTCGGTATGCCTGGCCGCGAAGATGCCAATCATAATTGCGCCAGCGATGAACTCTAACATGTGGTCGCACCCCGCAACGCAATCGAACCTAGTGACCCTGCGACAGCGAAACGTCCACATCGTCGCGCCGGGCAGTGGGGAACTCGCGTGTGGCATGGTGGGCGATGGGCGCATGGCAGAGCCGATGCAGATCGCAGATCACGTCTTTGAGCTTGGACAACGCACATCTGATTTGGCCGGAGAGACCATCCTCATCACTGCGGGAGGGACGCGTGAACCGATTGATGCCGTGCGCTACGTCGGGAACCGCTCGAGCGGGAAGATGGGCTTTGCACTCGCCGAGTCTGCACTCGCGCGCGGCGCGAAGGTGATTCTCATCAGTGCATCAACCGCCATCCCCGTACCTGTGGGCTGTGATCATCTGCGGGTCACGACGGCCTCTGAGTTGGAGCAGCAGGTACTTACGCAGCTAGATCGAGCATCGATGGTTATTATGGCGGCTGCCGTTTCGGATTATCGCGTGGTCTCACCCGCGACGCGAAAACTCAAGAAGCAGGCGAGCCTGACCCTGGAACTCACGCAGACGCCGGACATCCTCCGGCAGGTTGTTCAAGCCCGCGCTGCAGGGACATTGGTGGTTGGCTTCGCGGCTGAGACCGAGAACATACTCGAAGAGGGAAGGCGAAAACTCCGCGAGAAAGGCGTCGACATGATCGTAGCCAACGATGTCTCCGGAAGCGACACAGGCTTCGAGTCTGATGACAATGCGGGCGTAATTCTTTGGGAGGGCGGGGAAGTCAGGTTGCACCGCGCCTCAAAGCGGTCGATGGCAGGACGAATACTCGACCATTTACATGGTGTCAGAAAAGAATCGGTGACACCTGGCACTGATGTCCCCTTAGCGCGAAGTCCCAGTTCGCTTGACCCGATTTTCTCAGGGTAA
- the panC gene encoding pantoate--beta-alanine ligase, whose translation MRIVTSPMEMRSACRGYQRGVVEQSLGLVPTMGALHEGHLSLVRASRERCDRTVASIFVNPLQFGPTEDFARYPRTFEEDCTLLEQEGVDILFAPTPAEMYPTAMQTVVDVPEIGGRLDGASRQGHFRGVATVVSKLFNIVQPDYAFFGQKDAAQVAVLRAMVRDLNYGLEVVVCPTVRRNNGLAMSSRNRYLTECEGRDAQALSRSLRHVEDAVANGERSVAHLRSSMMGDLKSSGSLRVDYADLVHPETLESVEELLPETLVAVAAWVGKTRLVDNCIVDLGEATS comes from the coding sequence ATGCGGATAGTGACCTCGCCCATGGAAATGCGCTCCGCTTGCAGGGGATATCAACGAGGCGTAGTCGAACAATCATTAGGGTTGGTGCCGACGATGGGTGCGCTGCACGAGGGGCACCTGTCCCTTGTGCGCGCATCACGCGAGCGCTGTGATCGCACGGTGGCAAGCATCTTCGTTAACCCGTTGCAGTTCGGTCCGACGGAAGACTTCGCACGTTATCCACGTACCTTCGAAGAAGACTGCACGCTCCTCGAACAGGAAGGAGTCGACATCCTGTTTGCTCCTACACCGGCCGAGATGTATCCCACGGCGATGCAAACCGTCGTAGATGTCCCGGAGATCGGCGGGCGGCTGGATGGTGCGTCGCGACAAGGGCACTTCCGCGGCGTCGCCACGGTAGTCAGCAAGCTCTTCAACATCGTCCAGCCGGACTATGCCTTCTTTGGGCAGAAGGATGCCGCACAAGTCGCCGTGTTGCGCGCCATGGTGCGCGATCTCAACTACGGACTGGAAGTGGTTGTGTGTCCAACAGTCCGCAGGAACAACGGGCTGGCGATGAGTTCCAGGAACCGCTATCTCACCGAATGCGAAGGAAGGGATGCACAGGCACTGTCGCGCTCCCTTCGTCATGTCGAGGATGCGGTCGCGAACGGTGAACGAAGCGTTGCGCACCTTCGCAGCAGCATGATGGGAGACCTGAAGTCTTCTGGTTCATTGCGAGTCGACTATGCGGATCTCGTGCATCCGGAGACGTTGGAGAGTGTCGAAGAACTTCTGCCCGAAACTCTGGTTGCGGTGGCAGCGTGGGTTGGCAAGACACGTCTGGTCGACAACTGCATCGTTGACCTGGGAGAGGCTACGTCGTGA
- a CDS encoding TetR/AcrR family transcriptional regulator, with protein sequence MQAQKPSDPRERILEAADYLFYREGVRATGTERIMAESGVAKATFYRHFPSKDDLVVAYLACRDRSFFEAVDSPAPPKDIHEALARIERVINHPDIIGCPFLRIASEYPDTAHPFHRVATEHENRFHAYLTNLLEPIAIDRQAAAAAMLSVIDGGLTTRMLFGKSREIPILAPAEAVLKSFQTTRTKRRT encoded by the coding sequence ATGCAGGCGCAAAAGCCATCCGATCCGCGCGAGAGAATTCTCGAGGCTGCCGATTACCTCTTCTATAGGGAGGGTGTGCGTGCGACCGGCACCGAGAGGATCATGGCTGAATCCGGGGTAGCGAAGGCGACGTTCTATCGACACTTCCCAAGCAAAGACGACCTCGTGGTCGCGTATCTCGCATGCCGCGACCGCTCGTTCTTTGAAGCTGTCGACAGTCCTGCCCCGCCGAAGGATATCCACGAGGCGTTAGCCAGGATCGAACGCGTGATCAACCATCCCGACATCATCGGCTGCCCGTTCCTTCGGATCGCATCCGAATACCCGGATACCGCGCACCCGTTCCATCGCGTAGCGACCGAACACGAGAACAGGTTTCATGCCTATCTGACGAATCTGCTGGAACCTATCGCCATCGACAGGCAGGCGGCGGCAGCGGCGATGCTCAGTGTCATCGATGGTGGACTCACGACAAGAATGCTCTTCGGCAAATCAAGGGAGATCCCGATACTCGCCCCCGCTGAGGCAGTCTTGAAGAGCTTCCAGACGACGCGAACGAAACGCCGCACTTGA
- a CDS encoding carboxymuconolactone decarboxylase family protein, whose product MDQQISLFPPVGLETAPERSRPVLTDVQKSFKFIPNLFGAFANSPTILEGYVALEKVFSKGTLNPVERQIVLLSASVENDCGYCTAAHSTLLKAFLHVPAEVVSAVRSNTAVSDPKLAALIVLTKEIVAERGHVSALVLDNFFAAGYRKDQVLEVLVGVALKTMSNYVDHISPTEIDPAFQAEA is encoded by the coding sequence ATGGATCAGCAGATCTCCCTCTTTCCGCCGGTGGGGTTGGAAACCGCCCCTGAGCGGTCCCGTCCGGTTCTGACAGACGTTCAGAAGTCCTTCAAGTTCATTCCGAACCTCTTTGGAGCGTTCGCAAACTCTCCCACGATTCTCGAGGGCTATGTTGCGCTGGAGAAAGTCTTCAGCAAGGGCACCTTGAACCCAGTGGAGCGTCAGATCGTCCTGCTGTCCGCCAGTGTTGAGAATGATTGCGGTTATTGCACCGCGGCTCATAGCACCCTACTCAAAGCTTTCCTGCATGTGCCGGCCGAGGTTGTCTCGGCGGTGCGATCGAACACGGCTGTATCCGATCCCAAGTTAGCGGCGCTGATCGTGCTGACCAAAGAGATCGTCGCGGAACGTGGACACGTCAGCGCGCTGGTGCTGGACAACTTCTTCGCCGCCGGGTACCGCAAGGATCAGGTGCTTGAGGTTCTGGTCGGGGTCGCACTGAAGACGATGAGCAATTACGTGGATCACATTTCCCCGACGGAAATTGATCCGGCGTTTCAGGCTGAGGCTTAG
- a CDS encoding DUF4149 domain-containing protein yields the protein MVIAARIVRLLAFAVWMGALIFFGAVVAPTAARIFGTTEQFATFIGHTLLFAHSIGLWCGVAMILSLRFLGARAYRMPVQAGLVLLMIVLTFVSNRAIILPMEHDRALAGGNIKILVPGSPLREDFEARHAWSTRVESVVIFAGIALAVLIGMEGGLRERTAATPPRKVFDLSDDV from the coding sequence ATGGTCATCGCTGCCCGTATCGTTCGCCTGCTTGCCTTTGCTGTCTGGATGGGCGCCCTCATCTTCTTCGGTGCGGTAGTCGCTCCCACCGCTGCGCGCATCTTCGGCACTACAGAGCAATTCGCAACATTCATCGGACACACGTTACTTTTCGCGCACTCCATCGGACTGTGGTGCGGTGTCGCGATGATCCTCAGCCTGCGCTTCCTGGGAGCCCGCGCTTATCGCATGCCGGTGCAGGCTGGCCTGGTACTGCTGATGATTGTGCTGACGTTCGTTTCGAACCGCGCCATCATTCTTCCCATGGAACATGATCGCGCGCTGGCTGGCGGCAACATCAAGATCCTCGTGCCCGGCTCGCCCCTGCGCGAGGACTTCGAAGCACGCCATGCGTGGTCCACACGTGTCGAGAGCGTCGTCATCTTCGCTGGTATCGCACTTGCCGTGCTGATCGGTATGGAGGGAGGCCTGCGCGAGCGTACAGCGGCCACGCCTCCACGCAAGGTGTTTGATCTTTCGGACGACGTCTAG
- a CDS encoding TonB-dependent receptor encodes MARPLIVASFVLPLALSAVAQSDSSSLSGTVTDASGALIPNAKATIHNEATGSDNVVTTNASGNFVVPNVRPGAYTVKIEAAGFQISTLSSVAVDPSIGKHVDIVLKVGDTGVSVNVEANINTVQTESAVVGQLVTQEQVKSIQLNGRNPMYLAQMEPGVVRNSPMAAFSFGLDNGLNIGGARSQESLLTLDGAPMVRTRSNGTSVGVADVDSTSQVQILTSSYQAEYGRSAGGQVRMVPKSGTSEFHGSAFEYLRNNFFNANLWQRKLPGNALNIQQHPQSFRYNQYGFNINGPGYIPGFMNKSKTHLFFLFGQEYTKYVQDETIFRKVPTALMRTGNFSELLGPNIFYSGVQQIVDPTTGVPYVNNTIPAAQLSANGLGLLRAFPNPNASGSNYNWLDSAPNIQNQRKDTLVVDWIPSDPHRIRLSILNYAFNQVSPHNGNFNLLPQLWQRPNQIAVLHYSWTINPSMVNEAIASAASDHVTIDIDQTKGGADRTAFGINYPYLYSPATKNIPNKIPTVQLPNFDLLDGTPYPSRSGGIVYSFADNLTKVWGNHTTKFGVVAEYSGENNFDQITVSNTPGSTNNQNGKFTFTDTRTGGTTSNAGVANAALGLFDSYGEIGQRSYTLYRSWMYEGFAQDSWHATSKLVIEAGLRYSWYNPYYAKWGNQSVFSQKDYNSGIAATVNPVTGVVTGTDQQRLNGVVIPGSGFPSSANGHVSTDILANGYAYLFRGYSSQYSPTVKTNIQPRLGLTYQLHPGMVLRAGGGRYVQRLGITDNVFTGGNTPFQPSSTVQLGRVDSPGGAGANNFPLNYSSQAYNYPSPEAYNWNLTLEQEVPALGVLTMSYAGRKGIHLENILNANQLQPGTVQANPGINQDALRPYKGFSNINQATNTGASNYNALQVNLRRRLTKGLLYGVAYTWSRSFDFGSSNGTNLPNAFDKNINYGRSDFDATHVFLANFVYNIDQFNHSEHLINRAVLGRWQFSGTLQAQTGQPQNVTTSVDFAGVGPGSGAQIIPIIKKVQTIKGFAGQTGTQKWFDTSAFVTSNAVLTSQYAGKFAGRGSRNQIIGPGFQSYNAALNKSWTLVPGHENTALTFRAEAFNLLNHPTADNPDVGYTSGTFGESTTKGQTYGADRQFQFSLRLGF; translated from the coding sequence TTGGCGAGGCCACTCATTGTGGCTTCGTTCGTGCTCCCGCTCGCCCTGAGCGCAGTTGCACAGTCTGACAGTTCCTCGCTGTCAGGCACCGTCACCGATGCGTCGGGCGCGTTGATACCGAACGCGAAAGCGACCATTCACAATGAAGCAACCGGTTCCGACAATGTGGTCACGACCAACGCAAGCGGCAACTTTGTTGTTCCGAACGTGCGGCCAGGCGCATACACCGTAAAGATTGAAGCCGCAGGTTTCCAGATTTCTACGCTCAGCTCTGTCGCTGTTGATCCGAGCATCGGCAAGCATGTCGATATCGTCCTGAAAGTCGGTGACACTGGCGTATCTGTCAATGTTGAAGCGAACATCAATACCGTTCAGACAGAGAGCGCGGTTGTCGGTCAGCTCGTCACGCAGGAGCAGGTCAAAAGCATCCAGCTCAACGGCCGCAATCCGATGTACCTCGCGCAGATGGAGCCCGGCGTTGTAAGAAATTCACCGATGGCCGCTTTCTCCTTCGGTCTCGACAACGGCCTGAACATCGGAGGCGCTCGCAGCCAGGAGAGCCTGCTGACATTGGACGGCGCCCCCATGGTCCGCACGCGGTCGAACGGTACCTCGGTCGGTGTGGCAGATGTCGATAGCACGTCTCAGGTCCAGATCCTCACCAGCAGTTATCAAGCGGAGTACGGTCGCTCCGCTGGTGGTCAAGTCCGCATGGTGCCGAAGAGCGGCACCTCGGAATTCCATGGCTCCGCATTCGAGTACCTGCGTAATAACTTCTTCAACGCCAACCTCTGGCAGCGGAAATTGCCCGGCAATGCCCTCAACATTCAACAGCATCCCCAGTCGTTCCGGTACAACCAGTACGGCTTCAACATCAATGGACCCGGTTATATTCCGGGCTTCATGAACAAGAGCAAGACGCATCTGTTCTTCCTGTTCGGCCAGGAATATACAAAGTACGTTCAGGATGAGACGATATTCCGCAAGGTCCCCACAGCGCTCATGCGTACGGGCAACTTCAGTGAGTTGCTTGGACCGAATATCTTCTACAGCGGCGTGCAGCAGATCGTAGACCCGACAACCGGGGTGCCCTACGTCAATAACACGATTCCAGCGGCACAGCTTAGTGCCAACGGTCTTGGCCTGCTCCGTGCGTTTCCTAATCCAAACGCTTCCGGCAGCAACTACAACTGGCTTGACTCTGCGCCGAACATCCAGAACCAGCGCAAGGATACGCTCGTCGTGGATTGGATTCCCTCTGACCCGCACCGCATCCGCTTGAGCATCCTGAACTACGCGTTCAACCAGGTGTCTCCCCACAACGGCAACTTCAATCTGCTGCCGCAGCTTTGGCAACGCCCGAACCAAATTGCCGTTTTGCACTACTCGTGGACGATCAATCCATCGATGGTGAACGAAGCAATCGCCTCTGCAGCGTCAGATCATGTAACGATCGACATCGATCAAACAAAGGGCGGTGCGGACCGCACTGCATTCGGAATCAATTACCCCTACTTGTATTCACCAGCAACGAAAAATATCCCTAACAAAATCCCGACGGTCCAGCTGCCTAACTTTGACCTTCTGGACGGTACGCCATATCCCTCTCGATCGGGCGGTATCGTTTACAGCTTCGCTGACAATCTGACGAAGGTATGGGGTAATCACACAACTAAGTTCGGCGTCGTTGCGGAGTATTCCGGCGAGAACAACTTCGATCAGATCACCGTGTCGAATACACCGGGATCCACCAACAACCAGAACGGTAAGTTCACTTTCACCGACACCCGTACCGGGGGCACTACCAGCAATGCCGGCGTTGCCAATGCCGCTTTGGGTCTCTTTGACTCGTACGGCGAGATCGGGCAGCGCTCCTACACGCTGTACCGCTCCTGGATGTACGAAGGCTTCGCCCAGGATTCATGGCACGCCACATCGAAATTGGTGATCGAAGCCGGCCTGCGTTACAGCTGGTACAACCCCTACTACGCTAAGTGGGGAAACCAGTCCGTGTTCAGCCAAAAGGACTACAACTCAGGAATTGCCGCAACTGTAAACCCGGTGACGGGCGTCGTAACCGGAACTGATCAACAGCGCCTGAATGGTGTTGTTATTCCCGGCAGCGGCTTCCCCAGCAGCGCAAACGGTCACGTCTCAACCGACATTCTTGCAAACGGGTACGCGTACCTCTTCCGCGGCTACAGCAGCCAGTACTCCCCCACGGTCAAGACGAATATTCAGCCACGCCTGGGTCTCACCTACCAGTTGCATCCTGGCATGGTCCTGCGCGCAGGTGGTGGCCGCTACGTCCAGCGTCTCGGGATCACGGACAATGTCTTCACGGGCGGCAACACACCGTTCCAGCCTTCATCGACCGTACAGCTGGGTCGCGTGGATTCACCGGGCGGCGCGGGAGCGAACAACTTCCCTCTGAACTACTCTTCGCAGGCTTATAACTATCCCAGCCCCGAAGCCTACAACTGGAACCTGACTCTTGAGCAGGAAGTACCTGCCCTTGGCGTATTAACCATGTCATACGCCGGCCGCAAAGGCATCCACCTTGAGAACATCCTGAATGCCAACCAGCTTCAGCCGGGAACAGTGCAAGCGAACCCCGGAATTAATCAGGATGCGTTACGACCGTACAAGGGCTTCTCTAACATCAACCAGGCAACAAACACAGGCGCATCAAACTACAACGCGTTGCAGGTTAACCTGCGTCGACGCCTCACGAAGGGGTTGCTCTACGGTGTGGCGTATACCTGGTCGCGTTCGTTCGATTTCGGTTCGAGCAACGGAACGAATCTTCCGAACGCCTTTGACAAAAACATCAATTACGGTCGCAGCGACTTTGACGCCACCCATGTGTTCCTGGCGAACTTCGTTTACAACATCGACCAGTTCAATCATTCGGAACACCTGATCAATCGCGCGGTGCTCGGTCGTTGGCAGTTCTCTGGAACTCTTCAGGCCCAGACCGGACAACCGCAAAACGTAACGACCAGCGTCGACTTCGCCGGTGTTGGACCCGGTTCGGGCGCGCAGATCATCCCGATCATCAAAAAGGTGCAAACGATCAAGGGCTTTGCGGGCCAGACCGGGACGCAAAAGTGGTTCGACACCTCTGCGTTCGTGACCTCCAATGCAGTTCTGACCTCTCAATACGCGGGTAAGTTCGCTGGGCGAGGTTCACGTAACCAGATCATCGGTCCCGGGTTCCAAAGCTATAACGCCGCTCTCAATAAGAGCTGGACGCTCGTCCCCGGACATGAAAATACGGCACTCACCTTCCGCGCCGAGGCCTTCAACCTGCTCAATCATCCAACGGCAGACAACCCGGACGTCGGATACACTTCGGGAACTTTCGGCGAGAGCACCACGAAGGGTCAGACTTACGGCGCAGATCGTCAGTTCCAATTCAGCCTGCGCCTTGGGTTCTGA
- a CDS encoding redoxin domain-containing protein codes for MRLDIVPSAPFPDYELTDHTAKRRRLSEIQGSDPMIVVLSRGGYCPKDRCHHEGLVQLHREIEVGYCQLVTISTDNLTETNEYRSGVGAHWTFLSDAGRVIQKDLEIAEYTDPSHNPMIPHVVVLEPGLIIHKIYNGYWYFGRPTMEDLRQDLRAVTTKCRPDWDLTSPVTRGAWQQGRKECFYPYGKTYAQTIHEQD; via the coding sequence ATGCGACTCGATATCGTACCTAGCGCCCCTTTTCCTGATTACGAACTGACGGACCACACAGCAAAACGGCGGAGATTGTCCGAAATTCAAGGAAGCGATCCGATGATCGTCGTTCTTAGTCGCGGGGGATACTGTCCGAAGGACCGCTGCCACCATGAAGGGCTTGTCCAGCTACACCGTGAAATAGAAGTGGGTTACTGCCAGCTTGTCACGATCAGTACCGACAACCTCACGGAGACGAATGAGTACCGCAGCGGAGTCGGCGCACACTGGACCTTTTTGTCCGACGCAGGCCGTGTCATTCAAAAGGATCTCGAAATCGCGGAATATACGGATCCTTCCCACAATCCCATGATTCCCCACGTTGTTGTTCTTGAGCCGGGTCTCATCATTCACAAGATCTACAACGGGTACTGGTACTTCGGAAGGCCGACGATGGAAGATCTGCGGCAGGACTTACGCGCTGTCACCACGAAATGCAGGCCGGACTGGGATCTTACAAGTCCCGTCACGAGAGGTGCATGGCAGCAAGGTCGCAAAGAATGTTTCTATCCCTACGGAAAGACATACGCTCAAACCATCCACGAGCAGGACTGA